The following are encoded together in the Sporolituus thermophilus DSM 23256 genome:
- a CDS encoding TIGR00366 family protein: LSNVIGYFIPSGGGKWAVEAPYIIQAGAALGVPHAKTVIAYSYGNDWVNLIQPFWALPFMSVVGLEFRDFVGYTFITWIVIGIIMLLGLTYIPF; encoded by the coding sequence TTATCCAACGTTATTGGCTACTTTATCCCGTCCGGCGGCGGCAAATGGGCGGTTGAAGCGCCGTACATCATTCAGGCCGGGGCGGCGCTTGGCGTACCGCACGCCAAGACGGTCATCGCTTATTCCTACGGCAACGACTGGGTCAACCTCATCCAGCCCTTCTGGGCCCTGCCGTTTATGTCGGTAGTGGGCCTTGAGTTCCGGGACTTCGTCGGCTACACCTTTATTACCTGGATTGTTATCGGCATTATCATGCTGCTGGGACTGACCTATATCCCGTTCTAA